The Streptomyces europaeiscabiei genome window below encodes:
- a CDS encoding glycerophosphodiester phosphodiesterase → MNFLTIGHRGVMGVEPENTLRSFVAADRAGLDVIELDLHLSKDGALVVMHDADVDRTTDGTGPIADKTLAELRALDAGRGERVPTFEEVLDAVRAPLQAEIKDAAAARALAEVMHRRDLVGRVEVLSFHDEAVAEIARLVPGVRTALVASRYGPDVVDRAVAVGAATLVLNIRRLTLEVVEKARKANLRIIGWVVNTQDHLRLVRALQLDGATTDYPDIKRTGRFTA, encoded by the coding sequence TTGAACTTCCTCACCATCGGTCACCGCGGAGTCATGGGTGTCGAACCCGAGAACACCCTCCGCTCCTTCGTAGCCGCCGATCGCGCGGGCCTCGACGTCATCGAACTCGATCTGCATCTGAGCAAGGACGGCGCGCTCGTCGTCATGCACGACGCGGACGTGGACCGGACGACGGACGGCACCGGCCCGATCGCCGACAAGACCCTCGCCGAGCTGCGCGCCCTGGACGCGGGCCGCGGCGAGCGTGTCCCCACCTTCGAGGAGGTCCTGGACGCGGTACGGGCACCGCTCCAGGCCGAGATCAAGGACGCGGCGGCGGCCCGCGCCCTCGCCGAGGTCATGCACCGGCGCGACCTGGTGGGGCGGGTCGAGGTGCTGTCCTTCCACGACGAGGCGGTCGCCGAGATCGCCCGGCTCGTGCCCGGCGTGCGCACCGCGCTGGTCGCCAGCCGCTACGGCCCCGACGTGGTGGACCGGGCGGTCGCGGTGGGCGCCGCCACCCTCGTGCTGAACATCCGGCGGCTGACGCTGGAGGTCGTCGAGAAGGCCCGCAAGGCGAACCTGCGGATCATCGGCTGGGTGGTGAACACCCAGGACCACCTGCGCCTGGTCCGCGCGCTCCAGCTGGACGGCGCGACGACCGACTACCCCGACATCAAACGCACCGGCCGCTTCACCGCGTAG
- a CDS encoding threonine aldolase family protein, which yields MNPPKTDARRHHDPEIRGFASDNYAGVHPEVLAALALANGGHQVAYGEDEYTENLQRIVRSHFGATAEAFPVFNGTGANVVALQAVTDRWGAVICAESAHIHVDECGAPERVGGLKLLTVPTPDGKLTPELIDRQAYGWDDEHRAMPQVVSITQSTELGTLYTPEEIRAICEHAHAHGMKVHLDGSRIANAAASLNVPMRTFTNAAGVDLLSLGGTKNGAMFGEAVVVINQDAVRHMKHLRKLSMQLASKMRFVSVQLEALLSKDLWLRNARHSNEMAQRLAEGVRAVHGVEILHPVQANAVFARLPHDVSERLQKRYRFYFWDETAGDVRWMCSFDTTEEDVDGFVAALKEEMAR from the coding sequence GTGAACCCTCCGAAGACCGACGCCCGACGCCATCACGACCCGGAGATCCGCGGTTTCGCCAGTGACAACTACGCGGGGGTCCACCCCGAGGTGCTCGCCGCACTGGCCCTGGCCAACGGCGGGCACCAGGTCGCGTACGGCGAGGACGAGTACACCGAGAACCTCCAGCGGATCGTGCGCAGCCACTTCGGCGCCACCGCCGAGGCGTTCCCGGTCTTCAACGGCACCGGCGCCAACGTCGTCGCGCTCCAGGCCGTCACCGACCGCTGGGGCGCGGTGATCTGCGCTGAGAGCGCGCACATCCACGTCGACGAATGCGGGGCGCCCGAACGGGTCGGCGGGCTGAAACTGCTCACCGTGCCCACACCCGACGGCAAGCTCACACCCGAGCTGATCGACCGGCAGGCGTACGGCTGGGACGACGAGCACCGCGCGATGCCGCAGGTCGTCTCGATCACCCAGAGCACCGAACTCGGCACCCTCTACACGCCCGAGGAGATCCGCGCGATCTGCGAGCACGCCCACGCGCACGGCATGAAGGTGCACCTGGACGGCTCCCGGATAGCCAACGCCGCCGCCTCCCTGAACGTCCCGATGCGTACGTTCACCAACGCGGCCGGCGTCGACCTGCTCTCCCTGGGCGGCACCAAGAACGGGGCGATGTTCGGTGAGGCGGTCGTCGTCATCAACCAGGACGCCGTCCGCCACATGAAGCACCTGCGCAAGCTGTCCATGCAGCTCGCCTCCAAGATGCGCTTCGTTTCGGTGCAGTTGGAAGCCCTGCTGTCGAAGGACCTGTGGCTGCGCAACGCCCGCCACTCCAACGAGATGGCCCAGCGGCTCGCCGAGGGCGTCCGCGCGGTACACGGGGTGGAGATCCTCCATCCCGTGCAGGCCAACGCCGTCTTCGCCCGCCTCCCGCACGACGTGAGCGAACGCCTCCAGAAGCGCTATCGGTTCTACTTCTGGGACGAGACGGCCGGCGATGTCCGCTGGATGTGCTCCTTCGACACGACGGAGGAGGACGTGGACGGATTCGTGGCCGCGCTCAAGGAGGAGATGGCGCGCTGA
- a CDS encoding lysophospholipid acyltransferase family protein: MAELVYRPAIGLAHTLFKAWDLKIDCKGSENIPRSGGAVLVSNHIGYLDFIFDGLAALPQKRLVRFMAKESVFRHKVSGPLMRNMRHIPVDRKQGEAAYAHALDSLRSGEIIGVFPEATISQSFTLKSFKSGAARMAQEAGVPLIPMAVWGTQRLWTKGHPRNFKRSHIPITIRVGEAIEASKDKYAGAITRQLRERVQELLEAAQRAYPVRPKGPDDTWWMPAHLGGTAPTPEQVREAEAR; encoded by the coding sequence ATGGCAGAGCTCGTCTACCGCCCCGCGATCGGTCTCGCCCACACCCTGTTCAAGGCATGGGACCTGAAGATCGACTGCAAGGGGTCGGAGAACATCCCGCGCTCGGGCGGCGCCGTGCTGGTGAGCAATCACATCGGCTATCTGGACTTCATCTTCGACGGCCTGGCGGCGCTGCCGCAGAAGCGTCTGGTGCGTTTCATGGCCAAGGAGTCGGTGTTCCGGCACAAGGTCTCCGGTCCGTTGATGCGCAACATGCGGCACATCCCGGTGGACCGCAAGCAGGGCGAGGCGGCCTACGCGCACGCGCTGGACTCGCTGCGCTCCGGCGAGATCATCGGCGTCTTCCCCGAGGCCACCATCTCGCAGTCGTTCACCCTGAAGAGCTTCAAGTCGGGTGCCGCCCGGATGGCCCAGGAGGCGGGGGTCCCACTGATCCCGATGGCCGTGTGGGGCACGCAGCGACTGTGGACCAAGGGACATCCCCGCAACTTCAAGCGCAGCCACATCCCGATCACCATCCGGGTCGGCGAGGCGATAGAGGCCTCCAAGGACAAGTACGCGGGCGCCATCACCCGCCAGCTCCGGGAGCGCGTCCAGGAGTTGCTGGAGGCCGCCCAGCGCGCGTACCCCGTCCGCCCCAAGGGACCGGACGACACCTGGTGGATGCCCGCCCATCTCGGCGGCACGGCCCCGACCCCGGAGCAGGTCCGCGAGGCCGAGGCCCGCTGA
- a CDS encoding transglutaminase-like domain-containing protein — translation MELIQQTPDLSAYLAADEVIDHDHPRVRQAAARLAKDATDSYDYARAAYEFVRDAIPHSADSGDPRVTWRASDVLEQGTGICYAKAHALAALLRAEDIPTALCYQRLAHDDGGGHAVHGLVAVRFNGHWHRQDPRGNKPGVDAQFSLDGERLAWVPDPDSDELDYPVLHAAPHPAVLDALRAAPDRPHLWRTLPTEL, via the coding sequence ATGGAGCTCATCCAGCAAACCCCCGACCTGTCCGCGTATCTGGCCGCCGACGAGGTCATCGACCATGACCATCCCCGGGTGCGGCAGGCGGCCGCGCGGCTCGCCAAGGACGCGACCGACTCGTATGACTATGCGCGGGCGGCGTACGAGTTCGTGCGTGACGCCATTCCCCACTCGGCCGACTCGGGTGATCCGCGCGTCACCTGGCGCGCCTCGGACGTCCTGGAGCAGGGGACCGGCATCTGCTACGCCAAGGCCCACGCGCTGGCCGCGCTGCTGCGCGCCGAGGACATCCCCACCGCGCTCTGCTATCAGCGGCTGGCGCACGACGACGGCGGCGGACACGCCGTCCACGGTCTGGTCGCGGTGCGTTTCAACGGGCACTGGCACCGCCAGGACCCCCGCGGCAACAAGCCTGGTGTGGATGCCCAATTCTCGCTGGACGGTGAGCGGCTGGCCTGGGTGCCCGACCCCGACTCGGACGAGCTGGACTACCCGGTTCTCCACGCCGCTCCGCATCCGGCGGTACTGGACGCGCTCAGGGCCGCCCCCGACCGGCCGCACCTCTGGCGAACGCTCCCCACGGAACTCTGA
- a CDS encoding DUF4395 domain-containing protein, producing the protein MDIDVRGPRFGAAVTTVVLAVALITGSGWLLAWQTFAFALGAAGGVGRSPYGWVFRTLVRPRIGPPVEFEAPEPPRFAQAVGLVFAAAGLAGFTVGPEWLGLAATGAALAAAFLNAVFGYCLGCEMYLLVRRVTVRTQ; encoded by the coding sequence ATGGACATTGACGTGAGGGGGCCGCGCTTCGGGGCGGCCGTGACGACCGTGGTGCTCGCGGTCGCACTGATCACCGGGAGCGGCTGGCTGCTGGCCTGGCAGACGTTCGCGTTCGCGCTGGGCGCGGCGGGCGGGGTGGGGCGTTCGCCGTACGGCTGGGTCTTCCGCACGCTCGTACGGCCCCGGATCGGGCCGCCCGTGGAGTTCGAGGCGCCGGAGCCGCCGCGGTTCGCGCAGGCGGTCGGGCTGGTCTTCGCCGCGGCGGGCCTGGCCGGTTTCACGGTGGGGCCCGAGTGGCTGGGGCTGGCGGCGACCGGCGCGGCGCTGGCGGCGGCCTTCCTGAACGCGGTGTTCGGGTACTGCCTGGGGTGCGAGATGTACCTGCTCGTCCGACGGGTCACCGTACGTACGCAATAG
- a CDS encoding flavin reductase family protein — translation MTATSGLGSPQLASPDLLRSVFRRHAAGVAVITAQDATGPVGFTATSLSSVSADPPLLSFGIGTGASSWPVISEARHVGVHILGEHQRELAATFARSGADRFGDPTGWRSGPKGVPVLDDVLAWLVCRVVARVPAGDHRIVLAEVVMGDPSGAGRPLLYHQGRFNGLRD, via the coding sequence ATGACGGCCACCTCCGGCCTCGGTTCGCCCCAGCTCGCCTCCCCCGACCTCCTGCGCTCCGTCTTCCGGCGCCATGCCGCCGGCGTCGCCGTGATCACCGCGCAGGACGCCACCGGCCCGGTCGGCTTCACCGCCACCTCGCTCTCCTCGGTCTCCGCGGACCCCCCGCTGCTCTCGTTCGGCATCGGTACGGGCGCCTCCAGCTGGCCGGTGATCTCCGAGGCGCGCCATGTGGGCGTGCACATACTCGGGGAGCACCAGCGGGAACTGGCCGCCACCTTCGCCCGCAGCGGTGCCGACCGGTTCGGGGATCCCACCGGATGGCGTAGTGGACCGAAGGGAGTTCCCGTCCTCGACGACGTGCTCGCCTGGCTGGTCTGCCGGGTGGTGGCACGCGTGCCGGCGGGTGACCACCGGATCGTCCTCGCCGAGGTGGTCATGGGTGACCCGTCGGGCGCAGGGCGGCCACTCCTGTACCACCAGGGCCGCTTCAACGGTCTGCGAGACTGA
- a CDS encoding MarR family winged helix-turn-helix transcriptional regulator translates to MTAGNGRAAAGSGAVLGDTVAKVVRQWQTVHPGLDTAPMEIIGRVNRCAALLQQAEDAPLRRAGLTRPEFDVLGTLRRTGHELTPSEIARETFASGAAVTKRLKLLTERELVERRGDDRDRRVAHVRLTDAGRDLVDSVMPEQLAYEEAVLSGVDADNRRELAVLLGELLIQLEGRLGLPRA, encoded by the coding sequence ATGACGGCAGGCAACGGGCGGGCGGCGGCGGGGAGCGGCGCGGTACTCGGGGACACGGTCGCCAAGGTGGTGCGCCAGTGGCAGACGGTCCACCCCGGTCTCGACACGGCGCCGATGGAGATCATCGGCCGCGTCAACCGCTGCGCCGCCCTCCTCCAACAGGCCGAGGACGCGCCGCTGCGCCGGGCCGGCCTCACCCGTCCCGAGTTCGACGTCCTCGGCACCCTGCGCCGCACCGGTCATGAACTGACCCCCAGTGAGATCGCCCGCGAGACCTTCGCCTCCGGCGCCGCCGTCACCAAACGCCTCAAGCTGCTCACCGAACGCGAACTGGTCGAGCGCCGCGGTGACGACCGTGACCGCCGCGTCGCCCACGTCCGCCTCACCGACGCCGGCCGTGACCTCGTGGACAGCGTCATGCCGGAGCAACTGGCCTACGAGGAGGCCGTACTCTCCGGCGTCGACGCCGACAATCGACGCGAACTCGCCGTGCTGCTGGGCGAGTTGCTGATCCAGCTGGAAGGCCGCCTGGGTCTGCCGCGCGCCTAG
- a CDS encoding TlpA family protein disulfide reductase: MTGLVVCGLVLAMASVYGVLHRRRSGRIRVRGRDGEKRLGSAELGEGLGERATLVQFSSAFCAPCRATRRVLAEVAGMVPGVAHVEIDAEDHLDLVRRLGILKTPTVLVLDADGRIVRRATGQPRKTDVIAALGEAV; encoded by the coding sequence GTGACCGGACTTGTGGTGTGTGGACTCGTGCTCGCCATGGCGAGTGTCTACGGAGTGCTGCATCGGCGGCGGAGCGGGAGAATCAGGGTGCGCGGGCGGGACGGCGAAAAGCGGCTCGGTTCGGCGGAGTTGGGGGAGGGGCTCGGCGAACGGGCCACGCTCGTCCAGTTCTCCAGCGCGTTCTGCGCCCCGTGCCGGGCGACCCGCAGGGTGCTCGCCGAGGTGGCCGGAATGGTCCCCGGCGTCGCCCACGTGGAGATCGACGCCGAAGACCACCTCGACCTCGTGCGCCGGCTCGGCATTCTCAAGACGCCGACCGTGCTCGTACTCGACGCCGACGGCCGGATCGTGCGACGGGCAACCGGGCAGCCGCGCAAGACGGATGTGATCGCCGCGCTCGGTGAGGCCGTGTGA
- a CDS encoding DUF6421 family protein, with the protein MTEILVQMGAEGVIPSVGRVVEHPAWPVLKDAVERIRPWQSKDGSIDFDAEHAPDPADAERAVRDVVGAVEALSALLPHDAAYHEALVKDLRRWADDGFEVPDFLDSLLAFQPAASRADGLQHLVVFPMYTQNGNPDRNLEAVVLRMVWPDWLAELERTRYDNPLFCGITFEDFTAGYDTNSAVLFPETIAVREAPARFSWGGIFCDREAARFRRVTEAAVDILGLDLPEDVAAMVHDQKRCEEAFVLWDMVHDRTHSHGDLPFDPFMIKQRQPFWMYGLEELRCDLTAFKEAVKLEADGVPQARDVQYAVLFDRMFRFPVTGERVRNYDGLGGQLLFAYLHKHDVVRWTDNKLYIDWQRAPQVTNQLCADIEQLYRDGIDRPKLVHWFAGYELVADYLAPHPGSRWAKGPDALDLTQPPRKLVDDVLPDEFPLSMFYEALAKKLKTVIASTKGITAANAERVAA; encoded by the coding sequence ATGACGGAAATTCTTGTGCAGATGGGCGCGGAGGGTGTTATTCCTTCGGTCGGTAGGGTGGTGGAGCACCCGGCCTGGCCCGTGCTCAAGGATGCCGTGGAGCGGATCCGGCCATGGCAGTCCAAGGACGGTTCGATCGATTTCGACGCCGAGCACGCCCCCGATCCGGCGGACGCCGAGCGCGCCGTGCGGGATGTCGTCGGGGCCGTCGAGGCGCTGTCCGCGCTGCTGCCGCACGACGCCGCCTACCACGAGGCGCTCGTCAAGGACCTGCGGCGCTGGGCCGACGACGGCTTCGAGGTGCCCGACTTCCTCGACTCGCTGCTGGCCTTCCAGCCCGCCGCGAGCCGCGCGGACGGCCTCCAGCACCTCGTCGTGTTCCCGATGTACACGCAGAACGGCAACCCCGACCGCAACCTCGAAGCGGTCGTGCTGCGCATGGTCTGGCCGGACTGGCTGGCCGAGCTGGAGCGCACCCGCTACGACAACCCGCTGTTCTGCGGCATCACCTTCGAGGACTTCACCGCCGGCTACGACACCAACTCGGCCGTCCTCTTCCCGGAGACCATCGCCGTGCGCGAGGCTCCGGCCCGCTTCTCCTGGGGCGGCATCTTCTGCGACCGCGAGGCCGCCCGGTTCCGCCGTGTCACCGAGGCCGCCGTGGACATCCTCGGCCTCGACCTGCCCGAGGACGTCGCCGCGATGGTCCACGACCAGAAGCGCTGCGAGGAGGCCTTCGTCCTGTGGGACATGGTCCACGACCGGACCCACAGCCACGGCGACCTGCCCTTCGACCCCTTCATGATCAAGCAGCGCCAGCCGTTCTGGATGTACGGCCTCGAAGAGCTGCGCTGCGACCTCACCGCCTTCAAGGAGGCCGTGAAGCTGGAGGCCGACGGCGTCCCGCAGGCCCGTGACGTGCAGTACGCGGTGCTCTTCGACCGCATGTTCCGTTTCCCGGTCACCGGCGAGCGGGTCCGCAACTACGACGGCCTCGGTGGCCAGCTCCTCTTCGCCTACCTGCACAAGCACGACGTCGTCCGCTGGACCGACAACAAGCTGTACATCGACTGGCAGCGCGCCCCGCAGGTCACCAACCAGCTCTGCGCCGACATCGAGCAGCTCTACCGGGACGGCATCGACCGCCCGAAGCTGGTCCACTGGTTCGCCGGGTACGAGCTGGTCGCCGACTATCTCGCACCGCACCCCGGATCCCGCTGGGCCAAGGGCCCGGACGCCCTGGATCTGACGCAGCCGCCGCGGAAACTCGTCGACGACGTGCTTCCGGACGAGTTTCCGCTCAGCATGTTCTATGAGGCGCTCGCCAAGAAGCTGAAGACCGTGATCGCCTCCACCAAGGGCATCACCGCGGCGAACGCCGAGCGGGTCGCCGCGTGA
- a CDS encoding electron transfer flavoprotein subunit beta/FixA family protein → MSLRIVVTVKYVPDATGDRHFADDLTVDRDDVDGLLSELDEYAVEQALQIADEADDAEITVLTVGPEDAKDALRKALSMGADKAIHVEDDDLHGTDAIGTSLVLAKAIEKAGYDLVISGMASTDGTMGVVPALLAERLGVPQVTLLSEISVEDGTVKGRRDGDAASEQLEATLPAVVSVTDQSGEARYPSFKGIMAAKKKPVQSWDLSDLDIEAEEVGLEGAWTAVDTATERPARTAGTIVKDEGEGGKQLAEFLAGQKFI, encoded by the coding sequence GTGAGCTTGAGGATCGTTGTCACTGTGAAGTACGTGCCCGACGCCACTGGCGACCGGCACTTCGCCGATGACCTGACCGTCGACCGTGACGACGTGGACGGCCTGCTCTCCGAGCTGGACGAGTACGCGGTCGAGCAGGCGCTGCAGATCGCCGACGAGGCCGACGACGCCGAGATCACCGTGCTGACCGTGGGCCCCGAGGACGCCAAGGACGCGCTGCGCAAGGCGCTGTCGATGGGTGCAGACAAGGCCATCCACGTCGAGGACGACGACCTGCACGGCACCGACGCGATCGGCACCTCGCTGGTCCTGGCGAAGGCGATCGAGAAGGCCGGCTACGACCTGGTCATCTCCGGCATGGCCTCCACCGACGGCACGATGGGCGTCGTTCCCGCGCTGCTGGCCGAGCGTCTGGGTGTCCCGCAGGTGACGCTGCTGTCCGAGATCTCCGTCGAGGACGGCACGGTCAAGGGCCGCCGTGACGGCGACGCCGCCTCCGAGCAGCTCGAGGCCACCCTGCCCGCGGTCGTGTCGGTCACCGACCAGTCGGGCGAGGCGCGTTACCCGTCCTTCAAGGGCATCATGGCGGCGAAGAAGAAGCCGGTTCAGTCCTGGGACCTGTCCGACCTCGACATCGAGGCGGAAGAGGTCGGTCTGGAAGGCGCCTGGACGGCTGTCGACACCGCGACCGAACGCCCGGCGCGCACCGCCGGCACGATCGTCAAGGACGAGGGCGAGGGCGGCAAGCAGCTCGCCGAGTTCCTCGCGGGCCAGAAGTTCATCTAG
- a CDS encoding GNAT family N-acetyltransferase, whose product MDAATTGLIFRDATDADVDALVSLIESAYRGDSSRAGWTTEADILEGQRTDPEGVLRVIKAPDSRLLTVERDGMILACCQLEHRGDHAYFGMFAVSPALQGSGLGKVIIAEAERIVREVWGAKEMHMTVISVRNDLIAWYERRGYRRTGRMTPFPYGDERFGIPLRDDLRFELLVKEIV is encoded by the coding sequence ATGGACGCCGCCACCACCGGCCTGATCTTCCGCGATGCCACCGATGCCGATGTGGACGCCCTCGTCTCGTTGATCGAGTCGGCGTACCGCGGGGACTCCAGCCGGGCCGGGTGGACCACGGAGGCGGACATCCTCGAAGGGCAGCGGACCGATCCGGAGGGTGTTCTGCGGGTCATCAAGGCGCCCGACAGCAGGCTGCTCACCGTCGAGCGGGACGGCATGATCCTCGCCTGCTGCCAGCTCGAACACCGCGGTGACCACGCCTACTTCGGGATGTTCGCGGTGAGCCCGGCCCTCCAGGGCAGCGGTCTCGGCAAGGTGATCATCGCCGAGGCCGAGCGGATCGTGCGTGAGGTCTGGGGCGCCAAGGAGATGCACATGACCGTGATCTCCGTACGGAACGACCTCATCGCCTGGTACGAGCGGCGCGGCTACCGCCGTACGGGACGGATGACCCCGTTCCCGTACGGCGACGAGCGCTTCGGCATCCCGCTCCGCGACGACCTGCGGTTCGAGCTGCTGGTCAAGGAAATCGTCTGA
- a CDS encoding SDR family NAD(P)-dependent oxidoreductase, which produces MQNGNGALSGAVIAVAGAGGPAGRAALLRLAEAGAIVVGSDNDPERLSEAVDAARYAHGGATVVGDTVDLLDLQSTRDWATRIEKDFGRVDGLVHLVGGWRGSETFTRTSLDDWDFLEMLLIRTVQHTSLAFHEALQRSERGRYVLISAAGASKPTAGNAAYAAAKAAAEAWTLATADYFRKAGGPDGPTSAAAILVVKALVHDAMRADRPNAKFAGFTDVKELAEAIAGVWEKSAAEVNGNRLWLTDKP; this is translated from the coding sequence ATGCAGAACGGTAACGGTGCACTGAGTGGCGCGGTGATCGCGGTGGCCGGCGCGGGCGGACCCGCCGGCCGGGCGGCCCTGCTGCGGCTGGCCGAAGCGGGCGCGATCGTCGTCGGCTCCGACAACGACCCCGAGCGGCTCTCCGAGGCCGTCGACGCGGCCCGCTACGCGCACGGCGGCGCCACCGTCGTCGGCGACACGGTCGATCTCCTCGACCTCCAGTCGACCCGGGACTGGGCCACCCGCATCGAGAAGGACTTCGGGCGGGTCGACGGACTCGTCCACCTCGTCGGCGGCTGGCGCGGCAGCGAGACCTTCACCAGGACCAGCCTCGACGACTGGGACTTCCTGGAGATGCTGCTCATCCGCACCGTGCAGCACACCTCCCTCGCCTTCCACGAGGCCCTGCAGCGCAGTGAGCGCGGCCGGTACGTCCTCATCAGCGCGGCCGGCGCGAGCAAGCCCACGGCGGGCAACGCCGCCTATGCCGCCGCCAAGGCCGCCGCCGAGGCGTGGACGCTGGCCACGGCCGACTACTTCCGCAAGGCGGGCGGGCCGGACGGGCCGACCTCCGCGGCTGCCATCCTGGTCGTGAAGGCGTTGGTGCACGACGCGATGCGCGCCGACCGACCCAACGCGAAGTTCGCGGGCTTCACCGACGTCAAGGAGCTGGCCGAGGCCATCGCCGGTGTCTGGGAGAAGTCCGCCGCCGAAGTGAACGGGAACCGTCTGTGGCTGACCGACAAGCCGTGA
- a CDS encoding FUSC family protein, with protein sequence MFSVGPPHARRLPLSGALRVNRPSEIWFKPALGVVVAAAPPNLTLLALDRLDLAMYTMAGSLCALYAHHRPYAARARTLARVVLGMVGGLAVALVAASLTTNAVVLVTVGALLAAVQKALCDASRVGPPANVIFTFVTSAALFLPQGLAQVPGHLAASAVAGAWAWLVCMAPGLPRPHGPERRATAQALNAVAAHVERPERPDIRATATTALHTAWQTLLAAGARTEPRRALEALLARADVALAAPFAADPGRLRALARELRGAGPLPRDAAPTEAADEMPGAEVEPAGGRAPLWSRLGPLTPIAVRTAVGCALAGYASLAIGVGRPYWALVTAASLYQANLTLTWSRGVQRVVGNLAGVSAFAALVPLAHLGPTALVLCCLALSFGAEALISRNYWLGTICVTPMALLVTEFVRYGNPGELITDRLLDTVVGVLVGFLVAVAVTNRRAGDRVAHALTTVERARAHTVRTAADPNAAPGALPTARRALAAALVELRAVTDAASGEWWQRAWPSERVTHAEQAGHRTLAATVRQQGFEASEGARA encoded by the coding sequence ATGTTCAGCGTCGGACCTCCTCATGCCCGCCGGCTTCCGCTCTCCGGTGCCCTCCGAGTGAACCGGCCCTCCGAGATCTGGTTCAAGCCCGCGCTCGGCGTGGTCGTCGCGGCCGCCCCACCCAACCTGACGCTGCTGGCCCTCGACCGCCTCGACCTGGCGATGTACACGATGGCCGGGTCCCTGTGCGCGCTCTACGCCCACCACCGCCCGTACGCCGCCCGCGCCCGGACCCTCGCCCGCGTCGTGCTCGGCATGGTCGGCGGACTCGCGGTCGCCCTGGTCGCCGCCTCGCTCACCACGAACGCGGTGGTGCTGGTCACCGTGGGCGCGCTTCTGGCCGCCGTGCAGAAGGCGCTCTGCGACGCGAGCCGGGTCGGGCCGCCCGCCAACGTCATCTTCACCTTCGTCACCTCGGCGGCCCTCTTCCTGCCCCAGGGCCTCGCCCAGGTTCCCGGTCACCTCGCCGCGTCCGCCGTCGCGGGTGCCTGGGCCTGGCTCGTGTGCATGGCCCCCGGCCTGCCACGCCCGCACGGGCCGGAGCGCCGCGCCACGGCCCAGGCCCTGAACGCGGTGGCCGCCCACGTCGAAAGGCCCGAGCGACCGGACATCCGTGCGACCGCCACGACCGCCTTGCACACCGCCTGGCAGACACTGCTCGCCGCCGGCGCCCGCACCGAACCCCGGCGCGCCCTCGAAGCGCTCCTGGCCCGCGCCGACGTCGCACTCGCCGCACCCTTTGCCGCCGACCCCGGCCGGCTGCGCGCCCTGGCACGGGAGCTGCGCGGTGCCGGACCCCTTCCGCGAGACGCCGCCCCGACGGAGGCCGCCGACGAGATGCCCGGCGCGGAGGTCGAACCCGCGGGCGGGCGAGCCCCGTTGTGGAGCAGGCTCGGCCCGCTCACCCCCATCGCCGTACGCACCGCCGTCGGCTGCGCCCTCGCCGGGTACGCCTCCCTCGCGATCGGTGTCGGCCGCCCCTACTGGGCCCTCGTCACCGCCGCCTCGCTCTATCAGGCGAACCTCACCCTCACCTGGAGCCGGGGCGTGCAGCGCGTGGTCGGCAACCTCGCCGGTGTGTCGGCCTTCGCCGCCCTGGTCCCGCTCGCCCACCTCGGCCCGACGGCACTCGTCCTGTGCTGCCTCGCCCTCAGCTTCGGAGCCGAGGCCCTGATCAGCCGCAACTACTGGCTCGGCACCATCTGCGTCACCCCGATGGCCCTGCTCGTCACCGAGTTCGTCCGTTACGGAAACCCCGGCGAGCTGATCACCGACCGGCTCCTGGACACCGTCGTCGGCGTCCTGGTCGGTTTCCTCGTGGCGGTCGCCGTCACCAACCGGCGCGCCGGAGACCGCGTCGCCCACGCCCTCACCACCGTGGAGCGCGCCCGCGCGCACACGGTCCGCACGGCCGCCGACCCGAACGCCGCACCCGGTGCACTGCCCACCGCCCGCCGCGCCCTGGCCGCCGCCCTCGTCGAACTGCGCGCCGTCACCGACGCCGCGAGCGGCGAATGGTGGCAACGCGCCTGGCCGTCGGAGCGGGTGACACACGCCGAGCAGGCCGGACACCGTACGCTCGCGGCGACGGTACGACAGCAAGGGTTCGAGGCATCGGAGGGCGCACGGGCATGA